The proteins below come from a single Aegilops tauschii subsp. strangulata cultivar AL8/78 chromosome 6, Aet v6.0, whole genome shotgun sequence genomic window:
- the LOC109762404 gene encoding uncharacterized protein, whose protein sequence is MIMAKEQHKSNVSKTCVLKVIMHCQCNGCIKKINDGVKEIALSEGVERADLVVETAEVIVVGRMDPEKLCCLLHELTQKHVKIETERTVSEGETAASWETKNRVGQVTSGLFASDLPEESPVTPTTPSAPPIPEAWRSLTVPSQRCAYRWSLPLPGALGVWAASDIEGTMAVYEL, encoded by the exons ATGATCATGGCAAAG GAACAACACAAGAGCAACGTGTCCAAGACTTGCGTTCTGAAGGTTATCATGCACTGCCAGTGCAATGGTTGCATTAAGAAGATTAACGACGGGGTGAAAGAGATCGCCCTTTCAGAAG GGGTGGAGAGGGCTGATCTGGTGGTGGAGACAGCAGAGGTGATAGTGGTCGGGAGAATGGACCCAGAGAAGCTCTGCTGTTTGCTGCATGAACTAACACAGAAGCATGTGAAGATAGAAACCGAAAGAACCGTGTCCGAAGGAGAAACTGCGGCTTCTTGGGAAACCAAGAACCGCGTTGGCCAG GTTACTTCCGGCTTGTTCGCTTCGGACTTACCAGAGGAAAGCCCAGTAACACCTACTACGCCAAGCGCACCACCAATTCCCGAGGCGTGGAGGAGCCTGACCGTGCCTTCCCAGAGATGCGCTTACCGTTGGTCGCTACCTTTGCCGGGCGCACTCGGCGTGTGGGCCGCATCTGACATCGAGGGGACAATGGCGGTGTACGAGCTCTGA
- the LOC120961810 gene encoding pentatricopeptide repeat-containing protein At2g22410, mitochondrial gives MSGGASPPATPAATSPRLSRFRRAGSAVAAAAPGGFLHLSLLASLRRRPSLQAHAQLLLLGLPLPAHAASRLLRPHLRSGHHLASLRLFLRILRDRGPSPKASRETETEAVPNSHSLSAALAACAHHASPSPGLSAHAFLVKSGYASDLFAANSLLQFYASFGLPYLARRLFDEMPVRDTISFNTLIRSYVSACCVDDAFGVFKVMVGRGLRPDGWTITALSGACVGLKDLRVAKALHGVAMRALRAKAFQSQPVAIVLVDMYAKCRGLALARKVFDLAGEKARDVRLWTMMVSGYARSRELEMARTLFNEMPEKDLVAWTALIGGFVQFGRSKEALMLFEEMEKAGFEADEVTVVKVLSACVQCRTFDVAKRLHHRVRHNALISTNAGLAAALVDMYAKQGLIQTAMEVFSGVDDKFKTVELFNAMIGGLAHHNSGEKAVMLFDEMRSLGLHPDKITFTAVLCACSRGGLVTQGFEIFNSMVGKYGVEQDIKHYACMADLLARDGRLDDACRFIQNMPFKANSVVWASLRRECEIRGNMRIGKLAEEELLRFDPSYKPETESLVLSDIFSDGRKQKRAAMVRKVIRLKPKHKRTK, from the coding sequence ATGAGCGGCGGCGCGTCTCCCCCCGCCACTCCGGCGGCGACGAGTCCTCGCCTGTCGAGGTTCCGCCGGGCCGGCAGCGCAGTCGCGGCCGCCGCTCCGGGAGGCTTCCTCCACCTCTCCCTCCTCGCGTCCCTCCGCCGCCGGCCCTCCCTCCAGGCGCACGCGCAGCTCCTCCTCCTCGGTCTCCCGCTCCCGGCGCACGCCGCCTCGCGCCTCCTCCGCCCGCACCTCCGCTCGGGGCACCACCTCGCCTCGCTCCGCCTCTTCCTCCGAATCCTGCGCGACCGTGGGCCGTCGCCGAAAGCCTCCCGGGAGACGGAGACGGAGGCCGTCCCCAACTCCCACTCCCTCTCCGCCGCCCTCGCGGCCTGCGCCCACCACGCGTCCCCCTCCCCCGGTCTCTCGGCCCACGCCTTCCTCGTCAAGTCCGGCTACGCCTCCGACCTCTTCGCCGCCAACTCCCTGCTCCAGTTCTACGCGTCCTTCGGTTTACCCTATCTGGCGCGCAGGCTGTTCGATGAAATGCCGGTGAGGGACACCATATCGTTCAACACTCTGATCAGGTCATATGTGAGTGCATGCTGTGTTGATGATGCTTTCGGAGTATTCAAGGTTATGGTGGGCAGAGGATTGCGGCCCGATGGGTGGACCATCACGGCGCTATCGGGCGCATGTGTGGGACTGAAGGATTTGAGGGTAGCAAAAGCATTGCACGGGGTTGCCATGAGAGCGCTTCGGGCTAAAGCGTTTCAGTCACAACCGGTGGCGATCGTGCTAGTGGACATGTATGCAAAGTGCAGGGGGCTGGCGCTTGCCAGGAAGGTGTTTGATTTGGCAGGGGAGAAGGCAAGGGACGTGAGGTTATGGACCATGATGGTGTCAGGGTATGCAAGGTCTAGGGAGCTCGAGATGGCTAGAACGTTATTCAATGAGATGCCAGAGAAGGATTTGGTCGCGTGGACGGCTCTTATTGGTGGATTCGTGCAGTTTGGCAGGTCTAAGGAGGCATTGATGTTATTTGAGGAGATGGAGAAGGCAGGATTTGAGGCAGATGAAGTCACGGTGGTTAAAGTGCTTTCAGCTTGTGTTCAGTGTCGTACGTTCGATGTGGCAAAGAGGCTTCATCATCGTGTGAGGCATAATGCGCTGATTAGCACAAATGCAGGACTTGCTGCTGCCTTAGTTGACATGTATGCAAAGCAAGGGCTCATACAGACAGCTATGGAAGTGTTTTCTGGTGTGGATGACAAATTTAAGACCGTGGAGTTGTTCAATGCTATGATAGGCGGACTAGCTCATCACAATTCTGGTGAGAAAGCTGTTATGCTTTTTGATGAAATGAGATCGCTTGGGCTCCACCCTGATAAGATCACGTTCACGGCAGTTTTGTGTGCATGCAGCCGCGGTGGCTTAGTGACACAAGGGTTTGAGATATTTAATTCGATGGTGGGCAAGTATGGTGTAGAACAAGATATTAAGCATTATGCTTGCATGGCTGATCTTCTTGCAAGAGATGGACGGCTTGACGATGCTTGCCGTTTTATCCAGAACATGCCTTTCAAAGCAAATAGTGTGGTCTGGGCTTCTCTTAGGAGAGAATGTGAGATCCGTGGAAATATGAGGATTGGAAAACTTGCAGAGGAGGAACTTCTTCGGTTTGATCCTAGCTACAAACCTGAAACCGAAAGCCTCGTCTTGTCTGACATATTTTCAGATGGAAGGAAACAGAAAAGGGCTGCAATGGTGAGAAAGGTTATACGCCTCAAACCTAAGCACAAGCGTACAAAGTAG
- the LOC109762405 gene encoding uncharacterized protein: MDYDRLNSPSTSAITLELMGHRLHISQDPNSKHLGTTVWDASMVFAKFLEKNSRKGRFCPSKLKGKRAIELGAGCGLAGLGMALLGCDVVTTDQVEVLPLLMRNVERNKSWIAQSNPDSGSFGSVTVAELDWGNKEHIRAVEPPFDYIIGTDVVYSEHLLQPLLETIIALSGPKTKVLLGYEIRSTTVHEQMMEMWKINFNVKTISKSKMDAKYQHPSINLYMMDLKASSVPEAGPNGNGNTEEEEDDDASNPGEDEDPGVKTEPCTASKEDMDDWEIRRSGAMAARLLKDVKLT; this comes from the exons ATGGACTACGACAG GCTGAACTCCCCGAGCACGTCGGCGATCACACTGGAACTGATGGGCCACCGGCTGCATATTTCTCAG GATCCCAACTCGAAGCACCTCGGCACGACGGTATGGGACGCGTCGATGGTGTTCGCCAAATTCCTG GAAAAGAACAGCAGGAAAGGCAGGTTTTGTCCATCCAAGCTGAAAGGGAAAAGGGCGATCGAGTTAGGAGCTGGTTGTGGCCTAGCCGGGCTCG GAATGGCATTGCTGGGTTGTGATGTTGTTACAACTGACCAGGTTGAGGTGCTCCCGCTGCTCATGAGGAATGTTGAACGGAATAAATCGTGGATTGCGCAGTCTAATCCTGACTCAG GTTCCTTTGGCTCAGTGACGGTTGCAGAATTGGATTGGGGGAATAAAGAACATATCAGAGCCGTTGAACCTCCATTCGATTACATCATTGGGACTGATGTT GTTTATTCAGAACATCTATTGCAACCTCTACTGGAGACAATTATTGCGCTATCTGGTCCCAAGACGAAAGTACTG CTAGGATACGAGATTCGTtctaccaccgtccatgagcagaTGATGGAAATGTGGAAAATCAACTTTAATGTGAAAACTATATCCAAATCAAAG atggatgctaaatatcaacATCCTAGCATAAATCTTTACATGATGGACCTCAAGGCTTCGTCGGTCCCCGAGGCCGGACCCAACGGCAATGGGAAcaccgaggaggaggaggacgacgatgCCTCCAACCCAGGAGAAGACGAAGATCCAGGAGTGAAGACTGAACCTTGTACGGCTTCAAAAGAAGACATGGACGACTGGGAAATCAGAAGGTCCGGGGCAATGGCTGCAAGACTTCTCAAGGATGTCAAGCTAACATGA